CCTAGACCATCGCGAGAAAATCATGCCTGATGCCAAAAGGCATGATTTTTTTCATGCTGTCACAGCGTGATCGAATGGACGCGGCGGCTGTCGTAAATATTTGGCCGGAACCTCACTGGGAGCTGCCTTCTCTGCTGTATTTTGCAGGTTGGCTGTTTTATACTAGGATACAGGTACGCGTACATGTATGGAGGGGGATCATGATCCATGGAATATACAGATGATGTAAAAAAACGGCTGCGCCGCATCGAAGGTCAAATCAAAGGGATTCTTCGCATGATGGAAGAAGAGAAAGATTGCAAGGATGTAGTGGCTCAGCTCGCCGCTGTGCGCAATGCAGCGGACCGGGCGATGGCTGTCATCGTGGCGACCAATCTGGAGCAGTGCATCCTGGAGGAAATGGCCAAAGGCGGCGATACCGGAAAGATGGTCAGAGAAGCGGTGGATCTGTTAGTCAAGAGCAGATAAGGGAACGGGCATTCAGATAGAAAACAGGAGGTTGACTGTCGCATGAGTGAGAAAAGATTTAATCCTGCCAAACTGGCGAAGCTGGATAATCCGGAACGTCGCAAGGCGCTGCCCCCGGAGAAGCTGCTGGCCATGCTGCCGATCAACAATCAGGATGCGATCCTGGACATCGGTGCGGGGACAGGCTATTTTGCCATTCCGGCTGCGAAGATCACGAAGGGGACGGTGTATGCCCTCGACGTGGCACCGCAGATGCTCGCCGTCCTGCAAGAGAGGGTCGAGGAGGCAGGGGTGGCCAACGTACAGTATGTAGAGGGCGTGATCGAGGAGATCCCGCTGCCGGATCAGCTGGTCGAGCATGTGATTGCCTCACTCGTGCTGCATGAGGTCGAACCGCTCGACCGCGGCCTGCAGGAGATTTACAGGCTGCTGAAGCCGGGTGGGACCTGCTTTTGTCTGGAATGGGAAAAGAAAGAGACAGAGCAAGGTCCTCCGCTGGACCATCGGATCGGTTCCAGCGAGTTAGCCGAAGCGTTTGCGAGCGCGGGCTTTGAAATTGTTGCCCGCCATTTCCCGACCGATGCTCATTACATCCTGGTCGCCCGGAAAAGCGAATAGGAGCCAGCGATGCCAGCATCTCTTGGAAGGATTGCCAAGAGATGCTTTTTTAGCCGCAGAAATTCTTGCGTGCTCGCTTGCGTGTTCGATCTTGCATTTTTGAAGAGGTACAATCGATAGGAAGGAACGATACAATCAGGGTAAACGCAGTTCTTAGGGAATTCAATCTAAAGACGAGACAGAGAAAATGGAGGTCCCCAGGGTGGAGAATACAGACAACCAAAAGAAAGCAGGAATGCACTACGGATGGGTGGTCGTCGCCATTACGTTTGCCACCCTCCTGATCTCAGCCGGAATCCGTTCCATGCCGAGCATTCTGATGCTGCCGTTCGAGGAAGAATTCGGGTGGAGCCGCGGAGGCATATCGAGCGTCATCTCTATCGGCATCTTTTTGTATGGCCTGACGGGCCCTTTTTCTGCCGCATTGTTGCAAAAATTCGGGATTCGCCGCGTCACGGTCCTCTCGCTGGCGGTGCTGGCGGGTTCGCTGGCGCTTACGCCGCTGATGACATCCCTGTGGCAGTTTGAGATCCTGTGGGGGCTGGTCTCGGGTCTGGCGACAGGCATGATGGCCAATGTCCTCGGGGTCACCGTCGCCAATAACTGGTTTGTCAAAAGAAAAGGTGTCGTCGTCGGACTGCTGACGGCCAGCGCTGCCACGGGACAGCTGCTCTTCCTGCCGGCCATGGCCAAAATCTCCATCGAAGCCGGGTGGCGAACTTCGATCTATGCGGCCGTCGGTGTCATTCTCCTCGTACTGGTGTGCGTCGCAATCTGGATGCGCAATCATCCGTATGAGGTGGGGCAGTCTCCCTACGGCATGGATGAGGTTGTAAAACCGGCAAAATTTGAGGGAAACATCATGTTGGCGCCGCTGCATGCACTGCGGACCGGTTTGAAAAACAAGACATTTTGGCTCTTGGCCGGCACTTTCTTTTTCTGTGGATTTTCTACCAATGGCCTGATCGGCACGCATCTCATACCCGCTTGCGGGGATTTTGGCATCCCGGTGGTAACAGCAGCCGGCGTCCTTGCCTTGATGGGCGTTTTTGATTTGATCGGGACGACCTTCTCCGGCTGGCTGACCGACCGCTTTGACAGCCGAAAGCTGCTCTTTTGGTATTATGGTCTGCGGGGATTATCTCTTTTGTTTTTGCCATACGCACTGGAAGCCGGTCCGACGATGCTCGTGATTTTCTCGGTATTCTACGGCCTCGATTGGATCGCGACCGTTCCGCCCACGGTGAGACTGGCCACAAATGAGTTTGGAAAAGAGTCCTCCGGCATGATTTTCGGCTGGATCGTCG
This sequence is a window from Brevibacillus composti. Protein-coding genes within it:
- a CDS encoding metal-sensitive transcriptional regulator, producing MEYTDDVKKRLRRIEGQIKGILRMMEEEKDCKDVVAQLAAVRNAADRAMAVIVATNLEQCILEEMAKGGDTGKMVREAVDLLVKSR
- a CDS encoding class I SAM-dependent methyltransferase, translating into MSEKRFNPAKLAKLDNPERRKALPPEKLLAMLPINNQDAILDIGAGTGYFAIPAAKITKGTVYALDVAPQMLAVLQERVEEAGVANVQYVEGVIEEIPLPDQLVEHVIASLVLHEVEPLDRGLQEIYRLLKPGGTCFCLEWEKKETEQGPPLDHRIGSSELAEAFASAGFEIVARHFPTDAHYILVARKSE
- a CDS encoding MFS transporter is translated as MENTDNQKKAGMHYGWVVVAITFATLLISAGIRSMPSILMLPFEEEFGWSRGGISSVISIGIFLYGLTGPFSAALLQKFGIRRVTVLSLAVLAGSLALTPLMTSLWQFEILWGLVSGLATGMMANVLGVTVANNWFVKRKGVVVGLLTASAATGQLLFLPAMAKISIEAGWRTSIYAAVGVILLVLVCVAIWMRNHPYEVGQSPYGMDEVVKPAKFEGNIMLAPLHALRTGLKNKTFWLLAGTFFFCGFSTNGLIGTHLIPACGDFGIPVVTAAGVLALMGVFDLIGTTFSGWLTDRFDSRKLLFWYYGLRGLSLLFLPYALEAGPTMLVIFSVFYGLDWIATVPPTVRLATNEFGKESSGMIFGWIVVAHQIGASAATYSAGLMREVLGSYTVPFLTAGLLCFFASIMALRISKASAAIQLPQH